In one uncultured Methanoregula sp. genomic region, the following are encoded:
- the thiE gene encoding thiamine phosphate synthase has translation MKFNLYVITDEMIAHGRAHAAIAQLAVLGGADVIQLRDKNRGCLELTRIGREIRKITRTAGAGFIVNDRLDVALACGADGVHLGQGDLTPAIVRQLAPPGFIIGVSVGNGKEACLAEKEGADYVALSPTFSTDSKPDAGPGHGCGMLAEIAGSVSIPVIAIGGIGRENIPEVIRAGAAGIAVISAVVAQPDITAAARELAALVASEKRKLAV, from the coding sequence ATGAAATTCAACCTGTACGTCATCACTGATGAAATGATTGCACATGGACGCGCGCATGCCGCAATAGCGCAACTGGCCGTTCTCGGGGGTGCTGACGTGATCCAGCTCAGGGACAAGAACCGGGGATGCCTTGAACTCACCCGGATCGGACGGGAGATCCGGAAGATTACAAGAACTGCCGGGGCTGGTTTTATCGTCAATGACCGGCTCGATGTTGCACTTGCCTGCGGGGCCGACGGGGTTCATCTCGGCCAGGGAGACCTCACTCCCGCAATCGTGCGTCAGCTTGCCCCGCCGGGTTTTATCATCGGCGTCTCGGTTGGCAACGGAAAAGAAGCCTGCCTTGCTGAAAAAGAGGGGGCAGATTACGTTGCGCTCAGCCCCACCTTCTCTACGGATTCAAAACCCGATGCAGGACCCGGGCACGGGTGCGGGATGCTTGCAGAAATAGCAGGGAGCGTCTCCATCCCGGTGATAGCGATTGGCGGGATCGGCAGGGAGAATATTCCTGAAGTGATCCGGGCGGGTGCCGCGGGTATTGCCGTGATATCAGCTGTGGTTGCACAGCCGGATATTACAGCCGCAGCCCGGGAACTTGCCGCCCTCGTGGCATCTGAAAAGAGGAAACTTGCGGTATGA
- a CDS encoding DNA polymerase ligase N-terminal domain-containing protein has product MTNTCNCRFVLHEHFAKHHHFDLRLEHDSVLMSWAVPKGLPEHTGERRLAIQVEDHPLEYITFEGTIPEGEYGAGEVRIADHGYYEVVTWDPGRIEVVFHGSRFSGKYALIRFKKAGDKEWLILKGKE; this is encoded by the coding sequence ATGACAAACACCTGCAATTGCAGGTTTGTCCTGCACGAACATTTCGCAAAGCACCACCATTTCGATCTCAGGCTGGAACATGACAGCGTGCTTATGAGCTGGGCGGTTCCGAAGGGCCTGCCGGAGCATACGGGAGAGAGACGGCTTGCGATACAGGTTGAAGATCACCCGCTGGAATACATAACGTTTGAGGGAACCATCCCGGAAGGGGAATATGGGGCCGGCGAAGTGAGGATTGCTGATCATGGATACTATGAGGTCGTCACCTGGGACCCGGGCCGGATTGAAGTTGTATTCCATGGTTCACGGTTTTCCGGGAAATATGCGCTTATCCGGTTCAAAAAAGCAGGCGATAAGGAATGGCTGATCCTGAAAGGGAAAGAATGA
- a CDS encoding PAS domain-containing protein, which produces MKTISPQKTLGLSIIALLTIGIVLLSIFSLKNGYLNIFPYFYILPILILAYFHPRYAVYFTVFLGWIFLGLVCLYGPPDIQLYASSVAFFYIFVSLGVIISAYSGQLLQERRYREIFESSQAGILTFDVETQKIREINIQAATILGSDPEALKKQPFSAFMLDTEQELRVMKSIRRDEKITDMEIALQRKDRSVIWVIITASLTKDGTVVCSLVDITESRRTKDELIESELRYRTLFDGASDAIFLHDIDGRIYETNVIATRYLGFSKKELMKLRLHDLDVDPEHLFTPDIIRTFQARGHILFETVMKKKDGSTLPVEISSRITEYFGMPAVMSTVRDISERREK; this is translated from the coding sequence ATGAAGACCATCTCACCGCAAAAAACTCTCGGGCTCTCAATCATTGCACTTCTCACGATCGGCATTGTGCTCCTCTCGATCTTCTCCTTGAAAAACGGGTACCTGAATATTTTCCCGTACTTCTATATCCTGCCCATCCTGATTCTCGCCTATTTCCACCCCCGGTATGCAGTCTACTTTACGGTATTCCTGGGCTGGATCTTCCTCGGGCTCGTGTGCCTGTACGGGCCGCCGGATATCCAGCTCTATGCATCAAGTGTAGCGTTCTTCTACATTTTTGTCTCCCTTGGGGTAATCATATCCGCATACTCCGGCCAGCTCCTTCAGGAGAGGAGATACCGGGAGATCTTTGAGAGCTCCCAGGCCGGCATCCTCACGTTCGATGTGGAGACCCAGAAAATCCGCGAGATCAATATCCAGGCAGCAACGATTCTCGGGTCTGATCCGGAAGCCCTTAAAAAGCAGCCGTTCTCTGCATTCATGCTGGACACGGAACAGGAGTTGCGGGTCATGAAAAGTATCCGGCGGGATGAGAAGATCACTGATATGGAGATTGCTCTCCAGAGAAAAGACCGCTCCGTCATCTGGGTGATAATAACCGCCTCCTTAACAAAAGACGGTACTGTAGTCTGTTCCCTTGTGGATATCACTGAAAGCCGGCGAACCAAGGATGAGCTCATCGAGTCCGAACTCCGGTACCGGACACTCTTCGACGGCGCAAGCGACGCGATCTTCCTGCATGATATCGATGGCAGGATCTACGAGACAAATGTTATTGCAACACGATACCTGGGGTTTTCGAAAAAGGAACTCATGAAGCTGCGTCTCCACGATCTGGATGTTGATCCTGAACACCTGTTCACGCCGGATATCATCAGGACATTCCAGGCCCGGGGTCACATCCTCTTTGAAACGGTTATGAAGAAAAAGGATGGTTCTACCCTTCCCGTTGAGATCAGCAGCAGGATAACTGAATATTTTGGTATGCCTGCTGTAATGAGCACAGTACGGGATATCTCGGAACGCAGGGAAAAGTAA
- a CDS encoding DUF3467 domain-containing protein, translated as MSGQEISVNIPPTLDPVYSNMIQIAYKDDEFTFMFLHQLPQVNQARAKAIVSITPAHAKNLLSVLTKTIADYESKFGTIAPKDTAAKENITALSGYS; from the coding sequence ATGTCAGGCCAGGAAATTTCAGTCAATATCCCGCCAACGCTCGATCCCGTGTACAGTAACATGATCCAGATCGCGTACAAAGATGACGAATTCACCTTCATGTTCCTGCACCAGCTCCCGCAGGTCAACCAGGCGCGGGCAAAGGCGATTGTCTCGATCACACCTGCGCATGCCAAGAATCTCCTTTCCGTGCTCACCAAGACCATCGCGGATTATGAATCCAAGTTCGGCACTATTGCACCCAAAGATACAGCCGCGAAGGAAAATATAACCGCCCTGAGCGGGTACTCGTGA